In one Salvelinus sp. IW2-2015 linkage group LG26, ASM291031v2, whole genome shotgun sequence genomic region, the following are encoded:
- the LOC111953011 gene encoding chemokine XC receptor 1-like: MGDIETNGTDYEYDEYYTDEVCNKAGVVKFGSIATPAFFSVVTILSLAGNILVLVILAKYENLKSLTNIFILNLALSDLVFTFGLPFWAAYHIWGWTFSRILCKTVTFVFYAGFYSSVLFLTIMTIHRYLAVVHPLSDHGSQRGCYGVTVSLVIWVVSFGAAVPALIFSSVQENPHEGDIHFYCEYWDPLWKRVGSYQQNIFFLAAFAVIGFCYVRILRTIFKSRSHMRNRTVKLIFSLVAVFFLGWAPYNVVIFLRLLHDYSVAPFNNCEVSTWLDYGFYVCRLIAFSHCCLNPVFYAFVGIKFRNHLKVILLKLCHRQSTMDTQQIRLPNIYSMGSMY; encoded by the coding sequence ATGGGCGATATTGAAACCAACGGCACCGATTACGAATATGATGAGTATTATACAGACGAGGTCTGTAACAAGGCCGGCGTTGTCAAGTTTGGTTCCATCGCCACCCCTGCTTTCTTCTCTGTGGTGACTATCCTGAGTCTAGCGGGCAACATCCTGGTCCTGGTCATCCTTGCCAAGTACGAGAACCTCAAGTCTCTCACCAACATCTTCATCCTCAACTTGGCCCTATCTGACCTGGTTTTCACCTTTGGTCTGCCCTTCTGGGCAGCCTACCACATCTGGGGCTGGACCTTTAGCAGGATCCTCTGCAAGACCGTCACCTTTGTCTTCTACGCTGGCTTCTACAGCAGCGTTTTGTTCCTGACCATCATGACTATCCACCGCTACCTGGCCGTGGTGCATCCTCTGTCCGACCATGGTTCCCAAAGGGGCTGCTATGGGGTTACAGTCTCTCTCGTCATCTGGGTTGTTAGTTTTGGGGCGGCCGTCCCTGCTTTGATTTTCAGCTCTGTCCAAGAGAACCCCCATGAAGGAGACATCCATTTTTACTGTGAATACTGGGATCCGCTGTGGAAGAGAGTGGGCAGCTACCAACAGAACATCTTCTTCTTGGCTGCTTTTGCAGTGATCGGGTTCTGCTACGTGAGGATATTGAGGACAATCTTCAAGTCAAGGTCACACATGAGGAATCGAACCGTGAAGCTGATCTTCAGTCTAGTGGCAGTATTTTTCCTTGGCTGGGCGCCTTACAACGTGGTGATATTTCTGAGGTTGTTGCATGACTACTCCGTAGCACCTTTCAATAATTGTGAGGTCAGCACATGGCTTGACTATGGGTTCTATGTGTGTCGACTGATTGCTTTCTCCCACTGCTGTCTCAACCCTGTCTTCTACGCATTTGTTGGGATTAAGTTCAGAAATCACTTGAAGGTGATCTTGCTGAAGCTTTGCCATCGCCAAAGCACCATGGATACACAACAGATTAGATTACCTAACATATACTCGATGGGATCAATGTACTAG